The following proteins are co-located in the Nomia melanderi isolate GNS246 chromosome 1, iyNomMela1, whole genome shotgun sequence genome:
- the LOC116432694 gene encoding uncharacterized protein LOC116432694: MKSHSFVAVLLCAAFGLFECLGQDVNLGVGTAKFGERCVRDRNCIPHAFCWGQTTCVCETYYSPTLDKAMCIPTEGAPCADNNSCGSMTNARCRQGKCACQDTYVLDNRNSSNCISRPTKEGDRCQREDDCQDALGRAMCIDELCRCLSNYHFVNQTGKCEQTRYMYNSCKNDYDCKSHDDRLLECRRGECLCKLGEPDCSKASLHAIVGGPVILLAILLRLV, from the exons ATGAAGAGCCACAGTTTCGTCGCCGTTCTACTGTGCGCGGCTTTTGGACTGTTCGAGTGTCTCGGGCAAG ATGTCAATCTGGGAGTCGGCACTGCGAAGTTCGGGGAACGGTGCGTGAGGGACCGCAACTGCATTCCCCATGCGTTCTGCTGGGGGCAGACGACTTGCGTCTGCGAGACCTATTATTCGCCTACTCTTGACAAAGCCATGTGCATCCCGA CCGAGGGGGCGCCTTGTGCCGATAACAATAGCTGCGGATCGATGACTAACGCCAGGTGTAGACAAGGGAAATGCGCCTGCCAGGACACCTATGTTTTGGACAACAGGAACTCGTCGAATTGCATTAGCA GGCCGACAAAGGAGGGCGATCGTTGTCAAAGGGAAGACGACTGTCAGGATGCGCTAGGTCGGGCAATGTGCATCGACGAACTTTGCCGGTGCCTCTCGAATTACCATTTTGTTAACCAGACGGGAAAATGTGAACAGACGCGAT ACATGTACAACTCCTGTAAGAATGATTACGACTGCAAGAGTCACGACGACAGGCTGCTCGAATGCAGGCGAGGCGAGTGCCTTTGCAAACTAGGAGAACCGGACTGCAGCAAAG CCTCCTTGCACGCGATCGTCGGAGGTCCCGTGATACTCCTAGCAATTCTACTTAGGCTAGTCTGA
- the LOC116432673 gene encoding uncharacterized protein LOC116432673 yields MIAVAELRKGSFIFLLAAVLSIFRTAAAQLNDPPIPCKSTQDCVSVSAALKDASCQNGFCACSNGAVVRNCSSIALIRTSNRNAGSPGFHSCKVPQDCIFNNSFCNTTVSRCECQRDYVWSDNKKLCLKKAEAMEYPCVDDKQCLAFLPNTTCKNERCSCIDGSHFAVNACYKTIALGDPCTRSEECANVAGAICTDRDVCDCSAGTVINSAGSTCLPVAKEFLAECEEDNQCIETFSQNAACVDQVCRCRDRYHFEPEMNRCFVNTELDGTCGNSYECYQASEANRTSKGVQCVKNVCVCAKDFYREDDACIANEGSRRLGSLLLAVPLAAFALFHGI; encoded by the exons ATGATCGCCGTCGCGGAACTTCGGAAAGGAAGCTTCATCTTTCTTCTCGCCGCTGTCCTCTCGATCTTCCGGACAGCCGCTGCTCAACTCAACG ATCCGCCGATCCCGTGCAAAAGCACGCAGGACTGCGTCTCCGTGTCAGCTGCGCTGAAGGACGCGTCCTGCCAAAACGGATTCTGCGCGTGCAGCAATGGGGCGGTAGTTAGAAACTGTTCCAGCATAGCTCTGATACGGACGAGCAACAGAAACGCAG GATCGCCAGGCTTTCACAGTTGCAAGGTCCCTCAGGACTGCATATTCAACAACTCTTTTTGCAACACGACTGTGAGTCGATGCGAGTGCCAGAGAGATTATGTTTGGTCAGACAATAAGAAACTCTGTCTGAAAA AGGCCGAAGCAATGGAGTACCCGTGCGTCGACGACAAGCAATGCCTGGCATTCCTACCGAATACCACGTGCAAAAACGAGCGATGCAGCTGCATCGATGGTTCCCATTTCGCGGTGAACGCCTGCTACAAAACGATCG CATTAGGCGATCCCTGCACGCGATCCGAGGAATGCGCCAACGTGGCCGGCGCCATTTGCACCGACAGAGACGTCTGCGACTGTTCCGCGGGAACTGTGATCAACTCCGCCGGAAGTACCTGTCTGCCGGTTGCTAAAGAGTTCTTGGCTGAGTGCGAGGAGGACAATCAGTGTATCGAAACGTTCTCCCAGAACGCTGCCTGCGTCGATCAGGTGTGCAGGTGTCGGGATCGGTATCATTTCGAACCCGAAATGAACAGATGCTTCGTGAATACAG AGCTAGACGGCACCTGCGGCAACTCGTACGAGTGTTATCAGGCCAGCGAAGCGAACCGCACGTCGAAAGGGGTGCAATGCGTCAAGAACGTGTGCGTCTGCGCGAAAGATTTTTATCGCGAGGATGATGCGTGCATCGCTAACGAAG GTTCGCGCCGGCTGGGATCCCTTCTTCTCGCCGTTCCGCTCGCGGCCTTCGCGCTTTTCCACGGAATCTAG